A window of the Streptomyces sp. NBC_00454 genome harbors these coding sequences:
- the iolC gene encoding 5-dehydro-2-deoxygluconokinase: MSTDPLAFDLITMGRIGVDLYPLKTGVPLGEADTFGKFLGGSPTNVAVAAARLGRRTAVITRTGADPFGAYLRAELRGFGVDDRWAGEVARYPTPVTFCEIFPPDHFPLYFYRYPKAPDLEIRAEEVDLDAVRAARVFWMTGTGLSAEPSRSATLGALEARAKAGITVFDLDWRPMLWPSGGGQASGDPGGPASGDAAGPAPGDPGPVEWYRRALALATVAVGNAEECAIATGETEPHAAARALLAAGVELAVVKRGPEGVLAVHRDGTVAELPPVPVNVVNGLGAGDAFGGALCHGLLAGWELERVIRYANAAGAIVASRLACSTAMPFAEEVEEVLGRAGGV, encoded by the coding sequence ATGAGTACGGATCCGTTGGCGTTCGACCTGATCACGATGGGGCGCATCGGGGTGGATCTCTACCCGCTGAAGACGGGCGTACCGCTCGGGGAGGCGGACACCTTCGGGAAGTTCCTGGGCGGTTCCCCGACCAACGTCGCGGTCGCGGCGGCCCGGCTGGGGCGGCGGACGGCGGTGATCACGCGGACCGGCGCGGACCCCTTCGGGGCGTATCTGCGGGCGGAGCTGCGCGGGTTCGGGGTGGACGACCGCTGGGCCGGCGAGGTGGCGCGGTACCCGACCCCCGTCACCTTCTGCGAGATCTTCCCGCCCGACCACTTCCCGCTGTACTTCTACCGCTACCCGAAGGCACCGGACTTGGAGATCCGCGCGGAGGAGGTGGACCTCGACGCCGTCCGGGCCGCGCGGGTGTTCTGGATGACGGGTACGGGGCTCAGCGCCGAGCCGAGCCGGTCGGCGACCCTGGGCGCGCTGGAGGCACGGGCGAAGGCCGGGATCACCGTCTTCGACCTGGACTGGCGCCCGATGCTGTGGCCCTCGGGGGGCGGGCAGGCATCCGGGGACCCGGGCGGCCCGGCATCCGGGGACGCGGCCGGGCCAGCGCCCGGTGACCCGGGCCCCGTCGAGTGGTACCGCCGGGCCCTGGCCCTCGCGACGGTGGCCGTCGGCAACGCCGAGGAGTGCGCGATCGCCACCGGCGAGACCGAGCCGCACGCGGCGGCCCGCGCCCTGCTCGCGGCCGGGGTCGAGCTGGCGGTGGTCAAACGGGGACCCGAAGGAGTCCTGGCCGTCCACCGGGACGGGACGGTGGCGGAGCTCCCGCCGGTGCCGGTGAACGTGGTCAACGGGCTGGGCGCGGGGGACGCGTTCGGCGGGGCCCTGTGCCACGGACTGCTCGCGGGATGGGAGCTGGAGCGGGTGATCCGCTACGCGAACGCGGCCGGGGCGATCGTGGCCTCGCGCCTCGCCTGTTCCACGGCGATGCCGTTCGCGGAGGAAGTGGAGGAGGTGCTCGGCCGTGCCGGTGGTGTCTGA
- a CDS encoding Gfo/Idh/MocA family protein gives MTSTLGIAVIGTGKMGSDHVRRIGRTVGGARVVAVADPDGDRVKEVAAGLEGAGAHTDPAAAIAAPGVDAVLIASPGPAHEEAILHALERGLPVLCEKPLTPDPAGSLRIMEAEARQGRRLVQVGFMRRYDAEYARLKELLDQGGIGRPLFLHCRHRNASSPSFFTSDMLISDSVVHEVDAARWLLGQEITAVTVLSPTPTSAAREGLRDPRLVLMETSGGAVVDVEIFVNCGFGYQVQCEAVGESGSARIGDGHAMVVQSAGRWGGEIDQDFTVRFADAYDRQLRRWVTAASRGRVDGPDAWDGYAAAAVSEAGLAAARSGVRTLVELAERPALYR, from the coding sequence ATGACCAGCACGCTCGGCATCGCCGTCATCGGCACCGGGAAGATGGGCTCCGACCACGTCCGCCGGATCGGGCGGACCGTCGGCGGGGCCCGGGTGGTGGCCGTGGCCGACCCGGACGGGGACCGGGTCAAGGAGGTCGCGGCCGGGCTGGAGGGCGCGGGTGCGCACACCGATCCGGCGGCCGCGATAGCCGCGCCCGGCGTGGACGCGGTGCTGATCGCCTCGCCCGGTCCGGCCCACGAGGAAGCGATCCTGCACGCGCTGGAACGGGGACTGCCGGTGCTCTGCGAGAAGCCGCTGACCCCGGATCCGGCGGGCTCCCTGCGGATCATGGAGGCCGAGGCCCGGCAGGGGCGCCGGCTCGTCCAGGTGGGCTTTATGCGGCGCTACGACGCCGAGTACGCCCGGCTCAAGGAACTGCTCGACCAGGGCGGCATCGGGCGGCCGCTCTTCCTGCACTGCCGCCACCGCAACGCCTCCTCCCCGTCCTTCTTCACGAGCGACATGCTGATCAGCGACTCGGTGGTGCACGAGGTGGACGCGGCCCGCTGGCTGCTGGGCCAGGAGATCACCGCCGTGACCGTGCTCTCGCCCACGCCCACCTCCGCCGCCCGCGAGGGGCTGCGCGATCCCCGGCTCGTCCTCATGGAGACCTCCGGCGGGGCCGTCGTGGACGTGGAGATCTTCGTCAACTGCGGCTTCGGCTACCAGGTCCAGTGCGAGGCGGTCGGAGAGTCCGGCAGCGCCAGGATCGGCGACGGCCACGCGATGGTCGTCCAGTCGGCGGGCCGGTGGGGCGGGGAGATCGACCAGGACTTCACGGTGCGGTTCGCCGACGCCTACGACCGCCAGCTGCGCCGCTGGGTCACCGCGGCCTCCCGGGGCCGGGTGGACGGGCCCGACGCGTGGGACGGCTACGCGGCTGCGGCCGTCTCCGAGGCGGGCCTGGCCGCGGCGCGCAGCGGCGTACGGACCCTCGTGGAGCTGGCGGAGCGCCCGGCCCTCTACCGCTGA
- the iolB gene encoding 5-deoxy-glucuronate isomerase — translation MEWTRLLVLDLAPGEAYAHDCGDAEWIVLPLSGGCQVRCEELPGSVPHLFELHGRRGVFDAVTDFAYLPRDGRAGITSAAGGRFALVGARCERVLPARYGPAREVPVELRGAGQCSRQVNNFAAADSFDCDRLIAVEVLTPGGNWSSYPPHKHDEHRPGEESRLEEIYYFEIRDHEGTPGLGYQRVSPSPAGKTDILTEVRTGDAVLIPDGWHGPSIAAPGHDMYYLNVMAGPGATGAPRQWLIRDHPDHGWIRSTWTAQEVDPRLPFYRAEDPV, via the coding sequence ATGGAGTGGACGAGGCTGCTCGTGCTCGACCTCGCGCCGGGGGAGGCGTACGCGCACGACTGCGGGGACGCGGAATGGATCGTGCTCCCGCTGTCCGGCGGCTGCCAGGTCCGCTGCGAGGAGCTGCCCGGATCCGTCCCGCACCTCTTCGAACTGCACGGCCGGCGCGGGGTGTTCGACGCGGTCACCGACTTCGCCTACCTCCCCCGCGACGGGCGCGCCGGGATCACGTCCGCCGCAGGCGGGCGGTTCGCGCTCGTCGGGGCGCGCTGCGAGCGAGTGCTCCCCGCACGGTACGGGCCCGCCCGGGAGGTCCCCGTGGAGCTGCGCGGGGCCGGTCAGTGCTCGCGGCAGGTCAACAACTTCGCCGCCGCCGACTCCTTCGACTGCGACCGGCTCATCGCCGTCGAGGTGCTCACCCCCGGCGGGAACTGGTCCTCGTACCCGCCCCACAAGCACGACGAGCACCGGCCCGGCGAGGAATCCCGCCTGGAGGAGATCTACTACTTCGAGATCCGGGACCACGAGGGCACGCCCGGCCTCGGCTACCAGCGTGTCAGCCCGTCCCCCGCCGGGAAGACCGACATCCTCACCGAAGTGAGGACCGGGGACGCCGTGCTCATCCCGGACGGCTGGCACGGGCCCTCCATCGCCGCACCCGGCCATGACATGTACTACCTCAACGTCATGGCGGGACCCGGCGCCACCGGCGCGCCCCGCCAGTGGCTGATCCGCGATCACCCCGATCACGGCTGGATCCGCTCCACCTGGACCGCTCAGGAAGTCGACCCCCGGCTGCCCTTCTACCGCGCGGAGGACCCCGTATGA
- the iolD gene encoding 3D-(3,5/4)-trihydroxycyclohexane-1,2-dione acylhydrolase (decyclizing) gives MTPTTGTGRYVRLTVAQALVRFLGSQYTERDGRRSRLIAATWGIFGHGNVAGIGQALLESGPEAMPFLQGRNEQAMVHAAVGYARQSGRLSAHAVTTSIGPGATNLVTGAALATINRIPVLLLPGDTFATRPADPVLQQLEVPYAGDISVNDTLRPVSRYFDRVTRPEALIPAALQAVRVLTDPVRTGAVTLALPQDVQAEAYDWPEEFFAERVWSVRRPRPDRSELAHAAEAVRGCARPLIIAGGGIRHSGAEAALAEFAGATGIPVASTQAGKGALPWDHPADVGGIGHTGTATADALAREADLVIAAGTRLTDFTTASSTLFREPGVRFLGLNLDPYDAHKYAARPLVCDARVGLEDLRDALSGYRVDPGHVSAYKEKKREWELLVDRACAAPDEDALPTQAQVLGLLDGLVDDTDILINAAGSLPGDLHKLWRTRSRDQYHVEYGYSCMGYEIPAAIGVALAAPGRPVWALVGDGTYLMNPTEMVTAVQEGIPVKVVVLDNHGYASIGGLSAAVGGEGFGTAYRFRALDGSYTGDPLPVDLAANAASLGMVVICARTVRDLRKALAEARASDRPTCVYVQTRTPDTVSGPPPAQAWWDVPVAETATRAEAAQAREEYDRQAAQRRRHL, from the coding sequence ATGACGCCGACGACCGGGACCGGAAGGTACGTCCGGCTCACCGTCGCGCAGGCCCTCGTCCGGTTCCTCGGCAGCCAGTACACCGAGCGCGACGGGCGGCGCAGCCGGCTGATCGCGGCCACCTGGGGGATCTTCGGCCACGGGAACGTCGCCGGGATCGGGCAGGCGCTGCTGGAGAGCGGCCCCGAGGCCATGCCGTTCCTCCAGGGCCGCAACGAGCAGGCCATGGTGCACGCCGCCGTCGGCTACGCCCGGCAGAGCGGGCGGCTCTCCGCGCACGCCGTCACCACCTCCATCGGTCCCGGGGCCACCAACCTCGTCACCGGGGCGGCGCTGGCCACCATCAACCGGATCCCGGTGCTCCTGCTGCCCGGGGACACCTTCGCCACCCGCCCCGCCGACCCCGTGCTCCAGCAGCTCGAAGTCCCGTACGCGGGTGACATCTCCGTCAACGACACCCTGCGGCCCGTCTCCCGATACTTCGACCGCGTCACCCGCCCCGAAGCCCTGATCCCCGCGGCCCTCCAGGCGGTCCGGGTGCTCACCGACCCGGTGCGGACCGGCGCCGTCACCCTGGCCCTGCCCCAGGACGTGCAGGCCGAGGCGTACGACTGGCCCGAGGAGTTCTTCGCCGAGCGGGTGTGGTCCGTGCGCCGCCCCCGCCCCGACCGCTCGGAGCTCGCGCACGCGGCCGAGGCGGTACGGGGCTGCGCGCGCCCGCTGATCATCGCCGGCGGCGGGATCCGGCACAGCGGGGCCGAGGCGGCCCTGGCGGAGTTCGCCGGGGCCACCGGGATCCCGGTGGCCTCCACCCAGGCGGGCAAGGGGGCGCTGCCCTGGGACCACCCCGCCGACGTGGGCGGGATCGGGCACACCGGCACGGCCACCGCCGACGCGCTGGCCCGCGAGGCCGATCTGGTGATCGCGGCCGGGACCCGGCTCACGGACTTCACCACCGCGTCCTCGACCCTCTTCCGCGAGCCCGGCGTCAGGTTCCTCGGGCTCAACCTCGACCCGTACGACGCCCACAAGTACGCCGCCCGCCCCTTGGTCTGCGATGCGCGAGTGGGCCTGGAAGACCTCCGGGACGCGCTTTCCGGGTACCGCGTGGACCCCGGGCACGTGTCGGCGTACAAAGAGAAGAAGAGGGAATGGGAGCTGCTGGTCGACCGGGCCTGCGCGGCTCCCGACGAGGACGCCCTCCCGACGCAGGCCCAGGTGCTCGGGCTGCTCGACGGGCTCGTGGACGACACCGACATCCTCATCAACGCCGCCGGCTCGCTCCCCGGGGACCTGCACAAGCTGTGGCGGACCCGGTCCCGGGACCAGTACCACGTGGAGTACGGCTACTCCTGCATGGGCTACGAGATCCCGGCCGCGATCGGGGTGGCGCTGGCCGCCCCCGGCCGCCCCGTGTGGGCGCTGGTCGGAGACGGGACGTACCTGATGAACCCCACCGAGATGGTCACCGCCGTGCAGGAGGGGATCCCCGTCAAAGTCGTCGTCCTCGACAACCACGGCTACGCCTCGATCGGAGGGCTGTCGGCGGCGGTGGGCGGCGAGGGCTTCGGGACGGCGTACCGCTTCCGGGCGCTGGACGGTTCGTACACCGGGGACCCCCTTCCGGTGGACCTCGCGGCCAACGCGGCCTCCCTCGGGATGGTCGTCATCTGCGCCCGGACCGTGCGTGACCTGCGGAAAGCCCTCGCCGAGGCGCGGGCTTCGGACCGTCCCACATGTGTCTACGTGCAGACCCGAACACCCGACACTGTGTCGGGCCCACCCCCGGCACAGGCATGGTGGGATGTTCCTGTGGCCGAGACCGCGACCCGTGCGGAAGCGGCCCAGGCCCGCGAAGAGTACGACCGGCAAGCCGCGCAGCGACGTCGCCATCTGTGA
- a CDS encoding AlpA family transcriptional regulator: MSDRQLWSYKEIAAHIRVQPDTVRSYRKHGLLPAPDHVEGGKPYWYADTIRTWVARRPGNRGRRED; encoded by the coding sequence ATGAGCGACCGACAGCTGTGGTCGTACAAGGAGATCGCCGCTCACATCCGGGTCCAGCCGGACACCGTGCGCTCCTACCGCAAGCACGGGCTGCTGCCCGCGCCCGACCATGTGGAGGGCGGAAAGCCCTACTGGTACGCCGATACCATCCGGACCTGGGTGGCCCGCCGCCCGGGCAACCGGGGGCGCCGCGAGGACTGA
- a CDS encoding MMPL family transporter: protein MSEVKKPPSPGEGGRWTRFVTARPRLSLLLALVVTALAVFAGGGAADRMGSGGWEDPGARSTYATEALEREFPGSQPNLLLLVDAGAGVGAAGVDDPAVAAEAERLTAELAAEHGVTGVGSYWQTRLPTLRSEDGRQALIAARVLGDEKTVTTVLDRIAPRYRGEHGPVKVSLGGPAAVQREVTSTIQEDLLRAELIALPVTLVLLILVFGSAIAALLPLGVGIVAIIGTNAVLRGLTEFTDVSVFAQNLTTALGLGLAIDYALFIVRRFREELAAGRDPVAAVGVTLRTAGRTVLFSALTVAVSLSAMLFFPMYFLRSFAYAGVAVVLLAAAAALILLPAALVLLGERVNSFDLRRLWRRRRTAAGGSAAGDGAGGGRGWARLTGLVMRRAPLFALATTAGLLFLGLPFLGVKFGTVDDRQLPKTAESHVVSQQIRDAFPGSPGGALTVLTEGAPAAADLDGYKRRVEALPGVLRVDGPVSSASGGGYAYLSVLTEGEAVGERAQDLVGQVRKVDAPFETSVTGQAAVLVDARSAIAEKLPLALGVVVLATLLLVFLLTGSVLIPLQAVLLNALSLTAMFGAVVWVFQDGHLSGLLSFTATGDIETTLPVLMFCIAFGLSMDYGVFLISRIKEEYDRTGDHEGAVRTGLTRTGGLITAAAVILAVVMVAIGSSRVTNTKMLGLGIALAVLMDAMIVRSLLVPAVMKLTGKATWWAPAPLRRLHERFGLSEGGGEAEPAAGEAEVEPVPAGSR, encoded by the coding sequence ATGTCCGAAGTCAAGAAACCGCCGTCGCCCGGGGAGGGCGGCCGGTGGACCCGGTTCGTCACCGCACGTCCGAGGCTCTCGCTGCTGCTCGCGCTCGTGGTCACGGCACTGGCCGTCTTCGCGGGGGGCGGAGCCGCGGACCGCATGGGCAGTGGCGGCTGGGAGGACCCGGGCGCCCGGTCCACCTACGCCACCGAGGCCCTGGAGCGCGAGTTCCCGGGCTCCCAGCCCAATCTGCTCCTGCTCGTCGACGCCGGGGCCGGGGTGGGGGCCGCCGGGGTGGACGATCCGGCCGTCGCCGCCGAAGCCGAGCGACTGACGGCCGAGCTCGCCGCGGAGCACGGGGTGACCGGCGTGGGCTCGTACTGGCAGACCCGACTGCCCACCCTGCGCTCCGAGGACGGCCGCCAGGCACTGATAGCCGCCCGGGTGCTCGGAGACGAGAAGACCGTCACCACCGTGCTCGACCGGATCGCCCCGCGCTACCGGGGTGAGCACGGCCCGGTGAAGGTCTCCCTCGGCGGACCGGCCGCCGTCCAGCGCGAGGTCACCTCCACCATCCAGGAAGACCTGCTGCGCGCCGAGCTGATCGCCCTGCCCGTCACGCTCGTCCTGCTCATCCTCGTCTTCGGCAGCGCCATCGCGGCCCTGCTGCCCCTCGGCGTCGGCATCGTCGCCATCATCGGGACCAATGCGGTGCTGCGCGGTCTCACCGAATTCACTGACGTCTCCGTCTTCGCGCAGAACCTGACCACCGCGCTCGGGCTCGGACTCGCCATCGACTACGCCCTGTTCATCGTGCGCAGGTTCCGCGAGGAGCTCGCCGCGGGGCGCGATCCGGTGGCGGCCGTCGGAGTCACCCTGCGGACCGCCGGGCGCACGGTCCTCTTCTCGGCGCTGACCGTCGCCGTCTCCCTCTCGGCCATGCTGTTCTTCCCGATGTACTTCCTGCGCTCCTTCGCCTACGCCGGGGTCGCGGTGGTCCTGCTCGCAGCAGCCGCCGCGCTGATCCTGCTCCCGGCGGCGCTGGTGCTGCTCGGCGAGCGGGTCAACTCCTTCGACCTGCGGAGGCTGTGGCGGCGGCGCCGGACGGCCGCCGGAGGCAGCGCGGCCGGGGACGGGGCCGGGGGCGGTCGGGGCTGGGCCCGGCTGACCGGGCTCGTGATGCGACGCGCCCCGCTGTTCGCACTGGCCACCACGGCCGGACTCCTCTTCCTCGGACTGCCCTTCCTCGGGGTGAAGTTCGGCACGGTGGACGACCGGCAGCTGCCGAAGACCGCCGAATCGCACGTGGTGTCACAGCAGATACGGGACGCCTTCCCGGGCAGTCCCGGCGGCGCGCTGACCGTGCTGACCGAGGGGGCGCCCGCCGCGGCCGACCTCGACGGCTACAAGCGGCGGGTGGAGGCCCTGCCCGGGGTGCTGCGGGTGGACGGGCCGGTGAGCTCCGCCTCCGGCGGCGGGTACGCGTACCTCTCGGTCCTCACCGAAGGCGAGGCCGTGGGGGAGCGGGCCCAGGACCTGGTGGGCCAAGTCCGCAAGGTGGATGCCCCCTTCGAGACCTCCGTGACCGGACAGGCGGCGGTGCTCGTCGATGCCCGCAGCGCCATAGCCGAGAAGCTGCCCCTGGCGCTGGGTGTCGTGGTGCTGGCCACGCTGCTCCTGGTCTTCCTGCTCACCGGGAGCGTGCTGATACCCCTCCAGGCGGTCCTGCTCAACGCACTGAGCCTGACCGCGATGTTCGGCGCGGTGGTCTGGGTCTTCCAGGACGGGCACCTCTCCGGACTGCTCTCCTTCACCGCCACCGGCGACATCGAGACCACCCTGCCCGTGCTGATGTTCTGCATCGCCTTCGGACTCTCCATGGACTACGGGGTGTTCCTCATATCCCGGATCAAGGAGGAGTACGACCGGACCGGGGACCACGAGGGAGCGGTGCGCACCGGACTGACTCGCACGGGCGGACTGATCACCGCCGCGGCCGTGATCCTGGCGGTGGTGATGGTCGCCATCGGCAGCTCGAGGGTGACGAACACCAAGATGCTGGGCCTCGGCATCGCACTGGCCGTACTGATGGACGCGATGATCGTCCGGAGCCTGCTGGTCCCGGCGGTCATGAAGCTGACCGGGAAGGCCACCTGGTGGGCGCCGGCGCCGCTGCGCAGACTGCACGAACGGTTCGGCCTGAGCGAGGGCGGGGGCGAGGCCGAGCCGGCCGCCGGGGAGGCGGAGGTGGAGCCCGTACCGGCGGGGAGCCGTTAG
- a CDS encoding sugar phosphate isomerase/epimerase family protein yields the protein MTSSSPALTRIRVGSAPDSWGVWFPDDPRQTPWERFLDEVADAGYEWIELGPYGYLPTDPVRLTDEVGGRGLRVSAGTVFTGLHHGPAVWEDTWGHVSRIAELTRAMGAAHLVVIPSFWRDDKTGEVLEDRTLTPGQWRELTTQTERLGRRVQDLYGLRIVVHPHADTHIDTPQNVARFLDATDPALVSLCLDTGHYAYCGGDSVEAIETFAERIGYLHLKQVDPRILAEVLAQEVPFGPAVARGVMCEPPAGVPALEPVLAAAQRLGVDLFAIVEQDMYPCPPDRPLPIARRTRAYLRSCGAR from the coding sequence ATGACGTCCTCATCGCCCGCGTTGACCCGTATCCGCGTCGGTTCGGCTCCGGACTCCTGGGGTGTCTGGTTCCCCGACGATCCTCGGCAGACACCGTGGGAGCGGTTCCTCGACGAGGTCGCCGACGCCGGGTACGAGTGGATCGAACTCGGGCCCTACGGCTATCTGCCCACCGATCCCGTCCGGCTCACCGACGAGGTCGGTGGGCGCGGCCTGCGGGTGTCCGCCGGAACCGTCTTCACCGGACTCCATCACGGGCCCGCCGTGTGGGAGGACACCTGGGGGCACGTGTCGCGGATCGCGGAACTCACCCGGGCCATGGGCGCGGCGCACCTCGTCGTGATCCCCTCCTTCTGGCGGGACGACAAGACGGGCGAGGTCCTGGAGGACCGCACCCTGACGCCCGGCCAATGGCGTGAACTGACCACCCAGACCGAGCGGCTGGGGCGCCGGGTCCAGGATCTGTACGGGCTGCGGATCGTCGTCCATCCGCACGCGGACACGCACATCGACACCCCGCAGAACGTGGCCCGGTTCCTGGACGCCACCGATCCCGCGCTGGTCTCGCTCTGTCTGGACACCGGGCACTACGCGTACTGCGGCGGGGACAGCGTCGAGGCCATCGAGACCTTCGCGGAGCGCATCGGCTACCTGCACCTCAAGCAGGTGGACCCGCGGATCCTGGCCGAAGTCCTCGCCCAGGAGGTGCCCTTCGGGCCGGCCGTGGCCCGGGGGGTGATGTGCGAGCCGCCCGCCGGGGTGCCCGCGCTGGAACCGGTGCTGGCGGCCGCCCAGCGGCTCGGCGTGGACCTGTTCGCCATCGTGGAGCAGGACATGTACCCGTGCCCGCCCGACCGGCCGCTGCCGATCGCCCGCCGCACCCGCGCCTACCTGCGCTCCTGCGGCGCCCGCTGA